The Corvus hawaiiensis isolate bCorHaw1 chromosome 1, bCorHaw1.pri.cur, whole genome shotgun sequence genomic sequence GCGTTTGCTCCCTCTTCACTTGGCTtaaaaggggaagaggaggatgggAGCCACCGGCCTGGGGACAGCCGTGCTCAGCAgaggtccctgtcccctgtccctgtccccggggTTAGTGGGCCCTGGGGGCACCCATTCTCTGGGTGACATGTCCCCAGGGTTACTTGGACATGGGGTGACCCATCGCTGGGGTTAGTTGGATTTGGGGTGATCTCTCCCCATCCTTAGGGTCACCCATTCCCAGGGTGACCTGTAGCCAGGGTTAGTTGTCCCTCAGGTGACCATTCCCAGAGAGATCCATCTTtggggtgccccatccctggggtgacagagcaggggacagaggggacgtGCGCTGACCGCTGCTTGCAGACACCCTCCAGATCCTCCTGCTTGGGCCTCAAACAGCCCTGAGAGCCAAAAACCTCcgaccccccccaaaaaattgcTTGGAAAGGGCCACATGGCCCAGTTCCTCCTATTCCAACTCCATCACAGGAGCCTGTGGGGCcggggagggggacagggacccccagCAGGTCCCAGCACTGCCCGTGGGGTGCCCAGAACCCCCAGATCCCTTGGCACCCCTGgagcccaggagcagccccggTGATCCCAGATCCCAGCTCTGTCTTCCAAAGCCAGGACAtgaagccttttaaaaaaatctcctctCGCAGCTCCTGCATTCCTGGGTGGAGAGTTTACATTCCCCCGTCCTCCGTGAGCCGCGCTTCGCCTCCGCAAAACAAAGCggccttgggggggggggggagctgCTTTTTGGGGAGTGAGACcctccagcaggagccaggacCCCGAGGGTAGCACCCCGAAGCCAAAGCACCCAGAGCCCGGGCTGGATATGGCCCGGGACCCCCATGGCAAGGGGGACCCCCCTGAAGTGGCACCCTTGGGGCAGGGGTTCAGGGGCGCAGGGGGGGTCCCCCCACCCCATGGCCAAGGCTCGTCCCACCCATGCCACCACCAGAACAGGCAGCAGGAGTCACCCCGCTTGAATTCCCATTTCCAGAGGCTCCCAAGGTGGGGGGTGGGGTAACAGTGGGTGCTGGGGCGCCTTGGGGGGTGCCaagggggtgctgggggggtcCCGACTGGCCCAGCCCGACCCTCAAACTCCTTCTCCAAACCACAGAGgacggggggaaaaaaagccctggaTAAGTTTCTCCCCCTCTTCTCTCCCCCTTCCAAGTCATCGCTGGAAAATTAAACCGGATCCAAagagtttttcctttccaaaatgtGCTGGAGAGGCGCTGCCTTAACCCCTTCGGCTCCCGCCTCGCCCTCATCGCGGGATTGGGATATTTAagggggtttggggattttcccGGGCtttgctgggggaaggggaaTGGTGCAATGCCCCCACAATCCCGCTTTGTGCTCCAgggatccccaaatcccctggaATGAGGGAGACAAGAAGTGTTGAGGCTCCctggggctggttttggggCACCCCTGGGGCCAGCGCTTCCCGGCCAGGTCTCCCTCTCCATTTTGggaagagtattttttttcattccaattAAATCCAGCTGATTAAATCCATCCTTccacgccccccccccccccccccccgcccatAGCTTGTCCCCCTCCAGCTGAAACTCCCTTACATCCCCCCTCCAGCATCCCCCAATCCCGACACCGAACCGGAGTCAGGACCCGCTTCTCCCCAGAGCCTCGGGATCGGGGGCCCATCCCAGCCAAACCCCTAATCCCAGAGAAAATGTGAGCTATTTCCTCCCGGGGGGGGGCACAGGAGAGGCCCCCCCTCCCACTGCAAACTGaaaattcctcattttttgggttaaaaacctcttttttccactttcaaagcactttgttccagctggagagagacGCTGGCTCACCCCCACGGGGCAGTGGAAGTGGGGGCCCGGCAGAATCCATGGGGACCCCCACAACTTaattattggggttttttgaggggaaaaaacaagccCTTGGGAAtaatctggctttttttttttgactcatTTGTATTTGTGAAGGGTTGTTCAAAAAACGATTTGGGAGGAAAAGTCATCGGCCAAGTGGGGGGGCCCAGGGAGAGCCCCCGgcgggggcagccccagctcagggTCTCGTGGGAGCAAAggggtggggaagaaaaaaatccactttctTGGGGAATTTCGAAAGGAGAGCGAGAAAAATGGGCtttttattggggtttttgCCTTCTTTCACCCTTTCTTCCAGGGGCCGGCGGAGCAGCGGCTGGGGGGAGCCGGGATGGAGCGGGAAGGGGCGAGCAGGGGGGTGAGGGTCCTCTCCCAGGCTCGGcagtgttttttccctttttttcctcttttttctcccttttctcacctctttctcttttttccccgatcctttttctcccctcatttttttctcccgtcttttcccctccttttttctcttttctctccttctcctattttttcccttttttttttctccttttccttcccttttctttttcctgcccttttctgttttcctccccGTTCTCCCACTTTtgttcctccctttcctcctttttcctctttttcccctttttccctcgCTTTTCGCCTTTTTTCACCCTTTCCTGCTCATTTTTCCCCTTGTCTCTTCCtttattccttcctttccttttttcttccctttctcccttttttcctcccttttctactgttttctcccttttcttcctttttcctcccctcttcccccctcctttctctcctatttctccctccctcttgtcctattttctccccctcttttttcacatttttaaatagaaatatatcATTAAATTTACAAATGCTATTTACAggtttaattacaaaaaaaaaaaaaaatcaaagagaaagagagacacCCCTTAGACGTTaataaatctaaaaataaaaaatatataataactcccctccccccccaaaaaaatttcAGGCCGAAGGGCGGCAGGGCCAGGGGGGGTCACACCGTGGTCTCGCCCTGCTTGCTGTTGGTGAGCCGAGTGTAGAACTTCCTCCAGGAGTGCAGGGTTTTGCCCGACCATATCCAGAACCCGGAGGTGATGCCCACGATCAGAGTCATGAGATACTTGATCATGTAGACGGTGAAGTCGGGAGTCATGCGGGGCGTGAAGTGGAGTGGGCAGGGGATGGCCAAGCTCTTGCAGTTCTGGCTGATCCAGCTGCGCTCCCAGTGCTCGCGGAACGCCTGCTCGTAGAAGTAGCAGGCGATGACGATGGTGGCCGGGACGGTGTAGAGAACGCTGAAGACCCCAATGCGAACCATGAGCCGCTCCAGCTTCTCTGTCTTGGTGCCGCCGTGCTTCATGATGGTGCGGATGCGGAAGAGGGAGACGAAGCCGGCCAGGAGGAAGGAGGTGCCGATGAAGAGGTAGACGAAGAGCGGGGCCAGCACAAAGCCCCGCAGAGGGTCGATGTTGTTGAGGCCCACGAAGCAGACACCGCTCAGCAGGTCCCCGTCGATCTGCCCCATGGCCAGGATGGTGATGGTCTTGACAGCCGGCACGGCCCAGGCGGCCAAGTGGAAGTACTGGGAGTTGGCCTCGATGGCCTCATGGCCCCATTTCATGCCGGCAGCCAGGAACCAGGTAAGGGAGAGGATGACCCACCAGATGGAGCTGGCCATGCTGAAGAAGTAGAGCATCATGAAGAGGATGGTGCAGCCCTCCTTCTTGGTGCCCTGCACCACAGTGCGGTAGCCGTCCTCCTGGAAGCGCTCATTGCAGACCACCCTCTCCTCCAGCACGAAGCCGGCGATGTAGGCCACTGACACCATGGTGTAGCACCCCGAGAGGAAGATGATGGGTCGCTCGGGGTAGCGGAAGCGCTGCATGTCCACCAGGTAGGTGGTGACAGTGAAGAAGGTGGAGGCGCAGCAGAGGACAGACCAGATGAGGATCCAGATGCGAGCGAAGCGGATCTCATCCTCGTTGAAGAACATGTGGCCGTCAGGACGGGTGGGCTCACAGGGCGCCGCGCAGTCCTTCTCCCCCAGGAACTTGTAGTTGAGGTAGCTGGGCACCTTCAGTGCCCGTGGGCAGTGGAAGGGGTGGTCAAGGGTGGCATAGCGGGGAGCGCTGGGGGTGCCCTGGCCGGCCAGCGGCGTGGCACTGGTCAGCAGCGCCGGCGAGCCGCCGTCCTCCGAGTGGTTCTGCCCCACGCAGATCTGCTCAGCGCCGTGCCGGGGGAAGTTCTCACACCGCAAGCGCTCTGGCCACTGGAAGCCGAATTTGTTCATGAGGGCCTCGCAGCCCTGGCGCGCCCGCTCGC encodes the following:
- the FZD2 gene encoding frizzled-2, which codes for MGPPGVLPALAWLLAGLSVPVPSRAQLHGEKGISIPDHGFCQPISIPLCTDIAYNQTIMPNLLGHTNQEDAGLEVHQFYPLVKVQCSLELKFFLCSMYAPVCTVLEQAIPPCRSICERARQGCEALMNKFGFQWPERLRCENFPRHGAEQICVGQNHSEDGGSPALLTSATPLAGQGTPSAPRYATLDHPFHCPRALKVPSYLNYKFLGEKDCAAPCEPTRPDGHMFFNEDEIRFARIWILIWSVLCCASTFFTVTTYLVDMQRFRYPERPIIFLSGCYTMVSVAYIAGFVLEERVVCNERFQEDGYRTVVQGTKKEGCTILFMMLYFFSMASSIWWVILSLTWFLAAGMKWGHEAIEANSQYFHLAAWAVPAVKTITILAMGQIDGDLLSGVCFVGLNNIDPLRGFVLAPLFVYLFIGTSFLLAGFVSLFRIRTIMKHGGTKTEKLERLMVRIGVFSVLYTVPATIVIACYFYEQAFREHWERSWISQNCKSLAIPCPLHFTPRMTPDFTVYMIKYLMTLIVGITSGFWIWSGKTLHSWRKFYTRLTNSKQGETTV